One window of the Benincasa hispida cultivar B227 chromosome 3, ASM972705v1, whole genome shotgun sequence genome contains the following:
- the LOC120073572 gene encoding uncharacterized protein LOC120073572 yields the protein MDDKVFLDVAHVKAIMKFGRKRKLSPYFIEPFEVLERIGHVACRLALPPLLFALHNVFHVSMLRKYIEDVSHVVDFEPLQLNRNLSYEEKPTQILTREVKIMHNREITLVKVLWQNHQFEEATWKREDVMSSKYLQLFQDENFRR from the coding sequence ATGGATGATAAAGTATTCCTGGACGTAGCACACGTGAAAGCTATTAtgaaatttggtagaaaaagaAAGCTAAGTCCATATTTCATTGAGCCTTTTGAGGTTTTGGAGCGAATTGGCCATGTGGCTTGCCGGTTAGCATTGCCACCGTTGCTCTTTGCacttcataatgtcttccatgtttctaTGTTAAGAAAGTACATTGAAGATGTATCTCATGTTGTTGACTTTGAGCCCTTACAATTGAATAGGAACCTAAGTTATGAGGAGAAGCCTACTCAAATTCTTACTAGAGAAGTGAAAATTATGCATAATAGAGAGATAACACTAGTGAAAGTTCTTTGGCAGAATCATCAGTTCGAGGAAGCAACATGGAAACGAGAGGATGTGATGAGTTCGAAGTACCTACAGCTCTTTCAGGATGAGAACTTTCGGAGATGA